A part of Bacteroidota bacterium genomic DNA contains:
- a CDS encoding glycosyltransferase family 2 protein: protein MGVPSISVLMPVYNSSAFLKESMDSVLSQTFSDFEFVIINDGSSDNSEEIILSYKDPRIKYYNNEQNLGLIATLNKGIDLCQASYIARMDADDICMPERLQKQFDFMESNSGVGVCGCDYIHFGKGKQIYHKSHHSHDIILGWMLFNSSMVHPALIMRKGLLQNEKPYLNSQYKHVEDYELWSRLIFKSKFHNMSEPLLKYRIHASQVSKKYRGEQISNGNLVRRTLLEKVGLKFTEEEFRMHCHLGSSQIITSMNDLLIIEKWFHSILEQNKTLHFISDEALNAVIGKQWYDACGITNVGPKAYFHYYKSSLSKLYQGSKAKLLSKCMVRWVK from the coding sequence ATGGGTGTTCCTTCAATTTCTGTCTTAATGCCTGTTTACAATTCATCTGCTTTCTTAAAAGAGAGTATGGATAGTGTATTAAGTCAAACATTTTCTGATTTTGAGTTTGTAATTATTAATGATGGTTCTTCTGATAATTCGGAAGAGATAATTCTCTCTTACAAAGACCCACGCATTAAATACTATAATAATGAGCAAAATCTCGGACTTATTGCCACATTGAATAAAGGCATTGATTTATGTCAAGCTAGTTATATTGCGCGAATGGATGCGGATGATATTTGTATGCCGGAACGTTTGCAAAAGCAATTTGATTTCATGGAAAGTAACAGTGGAGTAGGAGTGTGTGGTTGTGATTACATTCATTTCGGAAAAGGGAAACAGATTTATCATAAATCGCATCACAGCCACGATATAATTTTGGGATGGATGTTGTTTAATTCCTCTATGGTTCATCCGGCATTAATCATGCGTAAAGGATTATTGCAAAATGAAAAACCTTATTTAAATTCACAGTATAAACATGTGGAGGATTACGAATTGTGGAGCCGCTTAATTTTCAAAAGTAAGTTTCACAATATGTCCGAGCCTTTGTTGAAGTACAGAATTCACGCTTCGCAGGTCAGTAAAAAATACAGAGGTGAGCAAATCAGCAATGGTAATTTAGTTAGAAGAACCTTACTTGAAAAGGTGGGCTTAAAATTTACGGAAGAAGAATTCAGAATGCATTGCCATTTAGGCAGCTCTCAGATTATAACTTCCATGAATGATTTACTCATTATTGAGAAATGGTTCCATAGCATTTTAGAACAGAACAAAACTTTACATTTTATTTCTGATGAAGCACTCAATGCTGTTATCGGAAAACAATGGTACGATGCTTGCGGCATTACAAATGTAGGACCGAAAGCTTATTTTCATTACTACAAATCTTCGCTTAGTAAATTGTATCAGGGAAGCAAGGCAAAACTGCTCAGTAAATGTATGGTAAGGTGGGTAAAGTAA
- a CDS encoding ATP-binding protein produces MENCRILNRIVEINIANVKYADIELCGNTCFVGTNNYGKTSLQRAILFFYSANSRGLGIAQSQKSFEEHYFRYENSFLIYEIATEDKPFCVLVYRHNKLVYRFLDAPYNPDFFLNANDEALKIKEVIANVEKRGIYISNQIDTFERYRNIIYGTETDKQLSKFHLLKGNEKYQNIPKSITNVFLSSKNSIDSRFIKDFIANSLTTENSSIKLEQVERQLRQFNEKYMDIETFLKKESQQLVELIDKKYDQVHMLKGSQMELADKLGSSLRFAETQNESIREAAKQKEEELEKLIESHEEHKTSIEEKQKDIREEIGYYDRTIREANKKLKEYKEKNIEQAVEKNSEREKLQVELNIARREYESLTSNVSSIELKYSSLIEQLRNDKAAYINKINTKTSEVFNHYNELQLLQKNEYNKKDGELREKRDASLEEVTSEITAKQIEFNELKSEEKVIRNTRFYENEIKALETELAELRAVNYKNKSERAIKQNLVQTLQREWEQTEAKLKASLSNQVNTINNEIIKLKNEIKEVEGKLEVQHDAFYGYLEKNVKDWHTTIGKVVNEKLLFRTDLTPEYKEEAVKSLYGIQLNLESVDVVSKSIEEYQFEKNERLAQIRDLEDSLNQFQINNNEEKVLAADKYGKQLGELKEEVKVLAYSLELAEKREQKLIEELEEWKQRAGVEIETSLSGNRQKLNLIEEELSILNKKKNNLLNDFNVQIERLRVYNEERIAELKERQETEISELEVEKKNQVKEFEEKEEQLSKEKESNFKSKGVDSKQLKQVEGRIKEIQEELKEIEQYAQIVSDYLKDKRETFDKLPDYIQKKEEFVKTANDLTTQLEEATRKFNIKRMELNKQKRAFDEELIEFNNGINFYSNNFRETPVYGKYAEIIERAEPKRTNYNIMDLCTQLLKNDSHFNEEYGAFQRYVNEYAGKFRIDNHFNFMIRNDATQAEYERFAQNLRSFLNENKIELSIAETATQIGLVTDSIASKVKELSGQQDKISHIISLIAEDFKKAEFEESKLIEFIKIKIEESDNKVYKLLKKIEEFREEHGLIYNEGLFNTDFATGQKREISTRAVRLLEQLRSAIKEQDQEEIRLQDLFELKFNIKEGMNETGWTHKIDSIGSTGTDILVKAIIYITLLHVFIKESSHRSSKDFKVHCIIDEVGQISAHYLRELLKFAKNRNIMMINGLPNKSGLESHYRYTYQFRKEDNGNVRIFPSIVTEVEA; encoded by the coding sequence ATGGAAAATTGCAGGATATTAAATAGAATTGTTGAGATTAATATTGCTAACGTAAAGTATGCGGATATCGAGTTATGTGGAAATACATGTTTCGTTGGTACCAATAACTATGGAAAGACTTCTTTACAACGCGCTATTTTATTTTTTTACAGTGCGAATAGCCGTGGTTTAGGTATCGCTCAATCTCAAAAATCTTTTGAGGAACACTACTTCCGCTACGAAAACTCATTTTTGATTTATGAGATCGCTACCGAAGACAAACCATTCTGCGTGTTGGTATATCGCCACAATAAATTAGTATATCGTTTCTTAGATGCGCCGTACAATCCGGATTTCTTCTTAAATGCTAATGATGAAGCATTAAAAATAAAAGAAGTAATTGCCAATGTAGAAAAACGCGGTATTTATATCAGTAACCAAATCGATACCTTCGAACGTTACCGTAACATTATTTACGGAACAGAAACAGATAAACAATTATCGAAATTCCATTTATTAAAAGGTAACGAGAAATATCAAAACATTCCGAAGTCAATTACCAACGTTTTCTTGAGTTCGAAGAACAGTATTGATTCACGTTTTATCAAAGATTTCATTGCTAACTCACTTACTACCGAAAACTCAAGTATTAAGTTAGAGCAAGTGGAACGTCAGCTACGTCAGTTTAATGAGAAATACATGGATATTGAGACCTTCCTTAAAAAGGAAAGTCAGCAATTAGTTGAACTCATTGATAAGAAGTACGATCAAGTACATATGTTAAAGGGTTCACAAATGGAATTGGCCGATAAATTAGGAAGCAGCTTACGTTTTGCGGAAACACAAAATGAAAGCATTCGTGAAGCGGCAAAGCAAAAGGAAGAAGAACTTGAAAAACTAATTGAAAGTCACGAAGAGCATAAAACCAGCATTGAAGAAAAACAAAAGGATATTCGTGAAGAAATTGGATATTACGACCGTACCATTCGTGAAGCCAATAAAAAATTAAAAGAGTATAAAGAGAAAAACATTGAACAAGCGGTAGAGAAAAACTCGGAACGTGAGAAATTGCAGGTAGAATTAAATATCGCACGTCGCGAATATGAATCTTTAACTTCTAACGTAAGTAGTATTGAATTAAAGTATTCTTCTTTAATTGAGCAATTAAGAAATGATAAAGCCGCTTACATTAATAAAATCAATACCAAAACTTCTGAAGTATTTAATCATTATAACGAATTGCAATTACTTCAAAAGAACGAGTACAATAAAAAAGACGGAGAACTACGTGAAAAGCGTGATGCTTCTTTAGAAGAAGTAACTTCTGAAATTACTGCTAAACAAATTGAGTTTAACGAATTAAAGTCGGAAGAAAAGGTAATTCGCAATACACGCTTTTATGAGAACGAAATTAAAGCGCTTGAAACAGAATTAGCTGAATTACGTGCCGTTAATTATAAGAATAAGAGTGAGCGCGCCATCAAACAAAACTTAGTACAAACTTTACAACGTGAGTGGGAGCAGACTGAAGCTAAATTGAAAGCTTCCTTAAGCAATCAGGTTAATACCATCAATAATGAAATTATTAAACTGAAGAATGAAATTAAGGAAGTAGAAGGGAAGTTGGAAGTGCAGCACGATGCGTTTTATGGTTACCTTGAGAAAAACGTAAAAGACTGGCATACCACCATTGGTAAAGTTGTAAATGAGAAATTATTATTCCGTACCGACTTAACTCCTGAGTACAAAGAAGAAGCCGTAAAATCATTATATGGTATTCAGTTGAACTTAGAAAGCGTGGATGTTGTTTCAAAAAGCATTGAAGAATATCAGTTTGAAAAGAACGAACGTTTAGCTCAAATCCGTGATTTGGAAGATTCTTTAAATCAATTCCAGATTAACAATAACGAAGAAAAAGTTTTAGCTGCCGATAAATACGGAAAGCAATTAGGCGAATTAAAAGAAGAGGTGAAAGTGTTAGCCTACTCTTTAGAATTAGCTGAAAAACGTGAACAAAAGCTAATTGAAGAACTAGAAGAGTGGAAGCAAAGAGCAGGTGTTGAAATCGAAACTTCATTAAGCGGTAACCGTCAGAAATTAAATTTAATTGAAGAAGAATTATCTATTCTGAACAAAAAGAAAAACAATCTCCTCAATGATTTTAATGTGCAAATTGAACGCTTGCGTGTTTACAATGAAGAACGTATTGCCGAATTAAAAGAGCGTCAGGAAACTGAAATTTCTGAATTAGAAGTTGAGAAGAAAAATCAGGTAAAAGAATTTGAAGAGAAGGAAGAACAACTCTCTAAAGAAAAGGAAAGCAATTTCAAATCGAAGGGTGTTGACAGTAAACAATTAAAGCAGGTTGAAGGACGCATCAAAGAAATACAGGAAGAATTAAAAGAAATTGAGCAATATGCTCAGATAGTAAGCGATTATTTAAAAGATAAGCGTGAAACTTTCGATAAATTACCGGATTACATTCAGAAAAAAGAAGAGTTTGTAAAAACTGCCAATGATTTAACCACTCAATTGGAAGAAGCAACCCGTAAGTTTAACATTAAACGTATGGAGTTGAATAAGCAAAAACGTGCTTTCGATGAAGAATTGATTGAATTTAATAATGGTATTAACTTTTACAGTAACAACTTCCGTGAAACACCGGTGTATGGAAAGTATGCCGAAATCATTGAGCGTGCCGAACCAAAACGTACCAATTACAACATCATGGATTTGTGTACTCAGTTATTAAAGAACGATTCTCACTTTAATGAAGAGTATGGTGCATTCCAACGTTATGTAAATGAATACGCGGGCAAATTCCGTATCGACAATCACTTTAACTTTATGATTCGTAATGATGCGACTCAAGCGGAATATGAACGTTTTGCCCAAAACTTACGTTCTTTTTTAAATGAGAACAAAATTGAATTATCAATAGCGGAAACAGCGACTCAAATTGGTTTAGTAACAGATAGTATTGCCAGTAAAGTAAAAGAGTTAAGCGGACAACAAGACAAGATTTCTCATATCATCAGCTTAATTGCGGAAGACTTTAAGAAAGCGGAGTTCGAAGAAAGTAAGTTGATCGAGTTTATCAAAATCAAGATTGAAGAATCGGATAACAAAGTTTATAAGCTATTAAAGAAAATCGAAGAGTTCCGTGAGGAGCATGGCTTGATTTACAATGAAGGATTATTCAACACCGATTTTGCAACCGGACAAAAACGTGAAATCAGTACACGTGCGGTTAGATTGTTAGAACAATTACGTTCGGCTATCAAAGAACAAGATCAGGAAGAAATTCGATTACAGGATTTATTTGAATTGAAGTTCAATATTAAGGAAGGTATGAATGAAACCGGATGGACACATAAAATCGACAGCATTGGTAGTACCGGAACCGATATCCTTGTAAAAGCGATTATCTATATTACTTTATTACACGTATTCATTAAAGAATCTTCGCATAGAAGCAGTAAAGACTTTAAAGTACATTGTATCATCGACGAGGTAGGACAGATTTCAGCTCACTATTTACGTGAGTTATTGAAGTTCGCTAAGAATAGAAATATTATGATGATTAATGGTTTACCAAACAAGAGTGGTTTGGAAAGTCATTACCGTTATACTTATCAGTTCCGTAAAGAAGATAATGGAAACGTACGTATCTTCCCAAGTATCGTTACTGAAGTAGAAGCTTAA
- a CDS encoding glycosyltransferase, with translation MAKVFIIGPGYPLRGGPAQFNENLCREFNKLGHDAQIISYSLQYPNFLFPGSSQYETSGSAPSDIKIHTLINTVNPFNWIKTARFIKKQKPDFIIFRYWLPFFGPSLGSIGRMVKRGTNIKVLALTDNIIPHEKRVGDVPFTKYFVKSCHGFITMSKAVFNDISQFTPTDKKVFSPHPMYETYGAAVTKEEARKKLGLKSDDKVILFFGLIRKYKGLDFLLEAMNHPDIKNQNIKLLVAGEFYEDKQPYLDLVEKNGLQNQVIFHSQFIPNEEVRYYFCAADLVAQTYRNATNSGVTMVGYYYEKPMLVTDVGGLSELVPHQKIGYTVPIDVAKITESILDFFKNHREQEFISNLKTEKVKYLWPTFINRVLELYNRC, from the coding sequence ATGGCAAAGGTTTTTATTATCGGTCCCGGATATCCGCTTCGTGGCGGACCTGCACAGTTTAACGAAAATCTGTGCCGTGAATTCAATAAATTGGGACATGATGCTCAAATCATTTCCTACTCTCTGCAATATCCTAATTTTTTATTTCCGGGAAGTTCACAATATGAAACAAGCGGTTCAGCACCATCGGATATAAAAATTCACACCTTAATTAATACTGTCAATCCCTTCAACTGGATAAAAACAGCAAGGTTCATCAAAAAGCAAAAACCTGATTTCATCATATTCAGGTATTGGTTACCTTTTTTTGGACCGAGCTTAGGAAGTATAGGAAGAATGGTGAAACGAGGTACCAATATAAAAGTATTGGCATTAACCGATAATATTATTCCGCATGAAAAGCGAGTAGGGGATGTGCCTTTCACCAAGTATTTTGTGAAGAGTTGTCATGGTTTTATTACCATGAGCAAAGCCGTTTTTAATGATATCTCCCAATTTACGCCAACAGATAAAAAAGTATTTTCGCCGCACCCCATGTACGAAACCTACGGTGCTGCTGTAACTAAGGAAGAAGCGCGTAAAAAGTTAGGTTTAAAATCAGACGACAAAGTGATATTGTTTTTTGGTTTAATAAGGAAATACAAGGGGCTTGATTTTTTATTAGAAGCAATGAATCATCCGGATATAAAGAATCAGAATATTAAACTTTTGGTAGCCGGCGAATTTTACGAAGACAAGCAACCTTATTTGGATTTAGTGGAGAAAAACGGATTGCAAAATCAGGTTATATTCCATTCACAATTCATCCCGAATGAAGAGGTACGTTATTACTTTTGCGCAGCCGATTTAGTGGCTCAAACCTATAGAAATGCGACCAACAGTGGTGTTACCATGGTTGGTTATTACTATGAGAAACCTATGTTGGTAACCGATGTGGGTGGTTTATCTGAATTAGTGCCGCATCAGAAAATAGGATACACCGTTCCGATTGATGTAGCAAAAATCACGGAGAGTATTTTGGATTTCTTCAAGAATCATCGCGAGCAGGAATTCATTTCTAACCTCAAAACAGAAAAAGTAAAATACCTGTGGCCAACTTTTATTAACAGGGTGTTAGAATTATATAACAGGTGTTAA
- a CDS encoding AAA family ATPase, with product MLSVLKPLDINLFISKFNAQLPFTANENQQEAIQKIAHFMNRSDNTDLFILKGYAGTGKTNLVSALSRVLPEFKWKSVLLAPTGRAAKVLSLYAQRPAQTIHKKIFRQAVNENGGLYFSLGENLHKNTLFIVDEASMIGLDSNSGSNYASPGLLESLFEYVFSGENCKLLFVGDGAQLPPVGVEESLALNPKFLKSAFHLNIFGIELTMVARQSLESGILENATKLRGILKEFDGTIPKIRLTQDVVKVEGDELQDVLNTAYSKYGYNDVLIITRSNKRANLFNQAVRNRVRYMEDDIAAGDLLMVVKNNYFWLEENSDVGFIANGDSLQIRKIINRDNLYGFNFLDALVEFIDYPQLKDTQVKIIMESIYSEGPSISTEQQKKLFDEIMLDVADEPIKGKRMAYMKQSPYYNALQVKFNYAVTCHKAQGGQWPVVFIDQGYLNKEQIDVGFIRWLYTALTRAKEQVYLINFSEDFFDHA from the coding sequence ATTTTAAGCGTGCTAAAACCTCTCGATATAAATCTATTTATTTCAAAATTTAATGCGCAACTTCCGTTTACCGCAAACGAAAATCAGCAGGAGGCCATACAAAAAATAGCACATTTCATGAATCGGTCTGATAATACAGACTTATTCATTTTAAAAGGATACGCCGGTACCGGTAAAACTAATTTGGTTTCGGCACTATCTAGAGTATTACCCGAATTTAAATGGAAAAGTGTTTTATTGGCTCCAACCGGAAGGGCTGCTAAGGTTCTATCGCTTTATGCGCAACGTCCGGCTCAAACAATTCATAAAAAAATATTCCGGCAAGCTGTAAATGAAAACGGCGGACTCTACTTTTCATTGGGCGAAAATCTTCATAAGAATACTTTATTTATTGTTGATGAGGCTTCTATGATTGGTTTGGATTCAAACTCCGGTTCTAATTATGCCTCACCCGGCTTGTTAGAAAGTTTGTTTGAATATGTTTTTTCGGGTGAAAATTGCAAGCTTCTGTTTGTTGGGGATGGTGCTCAATTACCTCCCGTAGGAGTAGAGGAGAGTCTCGCACTTAATCCTAAATTTCTGAAATCAGCTTTCCATCTGAATATTTTCGGTATCGAATTAACCATGGTGGCTCGACAAAGTTTAGAAAGCGGTATTCTTGAAAATGCCACCAAATTGAGAGGAATTTTAAAAGAATTTGATGGCACAATTCCTAAAATACGCCTGACACAGGATGTAGTGAAAGTGGAAGGTGACGAGTTGCAGGATGTTTTAAATACAGCTTACAGCAAGTATGGTTATAATGATGTATTAATTATTACTAGAAGTAATAAACGCGCTAATTTATTTAATCAGGCGGTGAGAAATCGTGTACGATATATGGAAGACGATATTGCGGCCGGCGACTTACTCATGGTGGTGAAAAATAATTATTTCTGGTTGGAAGAAAATTCGGATGTTGGTTTTATCGCCAATGGCGACAGCCTGCAAATTCGAAAGATAATAAACCGCGATAATTTATACGGTTTTAATTTTCTGGATGCCTTGGTGGAATTTATTGACTATCCTCAATTAAAAGATACGCAGGTAAAAATCATTATGGAAAGCATTTATTCGGAAGGACCAAGTATCAGTACTGAGCAACAGAAAAAATTGTTTGATGAGATTATGTTAGATGTGGCGGATGAACCTATCAAAGGCAAACGAATGGCCTATATGAAACAAAGTCCGTACTACAATGCTTTACAAGTTAAATTTAATTATGCCGTAACATGTCATAAAGCGCAAGGCGGACAATGGCCGGTAGTGTTTATTGACCAGGGTTATTTAAACAAAGAACAAATTGATGTTGGTTTTATACGCTGGTTATACACGGCACTTACAAGAGCTAAAGAACAGGTTTATCTGATCAATTTTTCAGAAGACTTTTTTGACCATGCCTAA
- a CDS encoding DUF3822 family protein has translation MISTLPLHRKDYSLKLDAQKTENLVLSISANGFELAGFSKSPYYITKISELSFESGIKDFRDLNNYLIQFLNDHDLPRHTYKNIFINWIGQHFTLLPSSFYDSEKARDLLEFNIGKTPDESIITNDVEDIKLVYSIPTEIKNTLDKLFPSHNLKHIGYSTVKLFFNHFQLKNADLFLNIHNGQTEIVIKKDKKPLLYNVYNTLSDEDILYYLLFSIEQFNLNPANIRVAVAANRETSSELFVAIKKYIKNVEFAVSDKLIIRKEELEKLPHHFYFTTLNRLLCE, from the coding sequence ATGATTAGCACCTTGCCCTTACATAGAAAAGATTACAGTTTAAAGCTGGATGCTCAAAAAACCGAGAATTTGGTTTTAAGTATTTCCGCCAATGGTTTTGAATTAGCCGGTTTCTCAAAATCGCCCTATTACATTACTAAAATTTCTGAATTAAGTTTTGAATCAGGCATTAAAGATTTTAGGGACTTGAATAATTATTTGATTCAATTTCTTAACGATCACGATTTACCTCGCCATACTTATAAAAACATTTTCATTAATTGGATTGGGCAACATTTTACTTTATTGCCAAGTTCATTTTACGATTCGGAAAAAGCACGTGACTTATTAGAGTTTAACATCGGAAAAACACCGGATGAAAGTATTATCACCAATGATGTGGAAGATATTAAATTGGTTTACTCGATTCCAACAGAAATTAAAAATACTTTAGATAAATTATTTCCAAGCCACAATCTCAAACACATAGGTTACAGTACGGTAAAATTATTCTTTAATCATTTTCAATTGAAGAATGCCGATTTGTTCCTCAATATCCATAACGGACAAACGGAAATTGTCATTAAAAAAGACAAAAAACCATTGCTGTATAATGTTTACAATACTTTGAGTGATGAGGATATATTATATTATTTATTGTTCTCAATAGAACAGTTTAATTTAAATCCGGCGAACATTCGTGTGGCCGTAGCGGCTAATCGTGAAACATCTTCCGAGCTATTTGTTGCTATTAAAAAATACATTAAGAATGTTGAATTTGCGGTAAGCGATAAATTAATTATCAGAAAAGAAGAGCTGGAAAAATTACCGCATCATTTTTACTTCACAACCTTAAATCGCTTATTGTGCGAATAA
- the rsmD gene encoding 16S rRNA (guanine(966)-N(2))-methyltransferase RsmD, with translation MRIIGGIHKGKRIDVVKGLPVRPTTDFAKEALFNILFNKIDFEGAEILDLFCGTGNIALECASRGAHVTAIDMHFGCTKFVSDTAKKLDLTVTTFKSDVFKFLATHHKAYDVVFADPPYDLENIADIHKYVFENKLLKENGWLILEHGPKTKLEELPRFIEHRKYGNVNFSFFQASND, from the coding sequence GTGCGAATAATTGGCGGAATTCATAAAGGCAAACGAATTGATGTAGTAAAGGGTTTACCGGTTAGACCTACCACTGATTTTGCCAAAGAAGCACTTTTCAATATTCTCTTTAATAAAATTGATTTTGAAGGCGCCGAGATTCTGGATTTATTCTGCGGTACCGGTAACATTGCTTTAGAATGTGCTTCACGCGGCGCGCATGTAACAGCCATCGATATGCATTTTGGTTGTACAAAATTTGTAAGCGACACAGCAAAAAAACTCGATTTAACCGTAACCACTTTTAAAAGCGATGTTTTTAAATTTTTAGCGACGCATCATAAAGCTTACGATGTTGTATTTGCTGATCCACCTTATGATTTGGAAAACATTGCTGATATACATAAATATGTTTTTGAAAATAAATTACTGAAAGAAAATGGCTGGCTCATTCTTGAACACGGTCCGAAAACCAAATTAGAAGAACTTCCCAGGTTTATAGAACACCGTAAGTATGGCAATGTTAATTTCAGTTTTTTTCAGGCATCTAATGATTAA
- a CDS encoding amidohydrolase, producing the protein MFTIDTHTHIIPKNIPDFSKKFGYGEFIMLDHHEKGKAWMMQGSKRFREILENCWSPEVRIQEMAQHHADMQVICTIPVMFSYWAKPEHGLEISQFLNDDIASTFKKYPDKFVGLATVPLQDTKLAIKELERCMKMGYKGVQIGSNVNNKNLNEPEIIEFFAACESLNAAILVHPWQMMGQEHMAKYWLPWLVGMPAEISRAICSMIFGGVFEKHPKLKVCFAHGGGSFLPTISRIEHGWECRPDLVAIDNQENPKKYLGQFWVDSHVCDHKMLQYVIDLVGADKVMQGSDYPFPLGEAVPGELVRSAPLSDNDKKMILGDAAKAWLGL; encoded by the coding sequence ATGTTCACTATAGATACACACACACACATTATTCCGAAGAACATTCCTGATTTTTCTAAAAAGTTCGGTTACGGTGAATTTATCATGCTCGACCATCACGAAAAAGGTAAAGCATGGATGATGCAAGGCTCGAAGCGTTTCCGTGAAATATTAGAGAATTGTTGGAGTCCGGAGGTACGTATTCAGGAAATGGCACAACACCACGCAGACATGCAGGTGATATGTACGATTCCCGTAATGTTTAGTTATTGGGCAAAACCCGAACACGGATTAGAGATTAGTCAGTTTTTAAATGATGATATTGCTTCAACTTTCAAAAAATACCCGGATAAATTTGTTGGATTAGCCACTGTGCCATTACAAGATACGAAGCTCGCCATTAAGGAATTAGAGCGTTGCATGAAAATGGGATATAAAGGAGTTCAGATAGGAAGTAATGTCAATAATAAAAACCTGAATGAACCGGAGATTATAGAATTCTTTGCAGCTTGCGAAAGTTTAAATGCCGCTATTCTCGTTCATCCATGGCAAATGATGGGACAAGAACATATGGCAAAATATTGGTTGCCGTGGTTGGTTGGTATGCCGGCAGAAATCAGTCGCGCGATATGCAGTATGATTTTCGGCGGTGTATTTGAAAAGCATCCAAAATTAAAAGTATGTTTCGCGCATGGCGGTGGAAGTTTTCTTCCAACCATCAGCAGAATTGAACACGGTTGGGAATGCCGCCCTGATTTAGTAGCCATTGATAATCAAGAAAATCCTAAGAAATATTTAGGTCAATTTTGGGTTGACTCACACGTTTGTGATCATAAGATGCTGCAATATGTGATTGATTTAGTGGGCGCAGATAAAGTAATGCAAGGTTCTGATTATCCATTTCCATTGGGAGAAGCAGTGCCGGGTGAATTGGTACGCTCTGCCCCATTGAGTGATAATGATAAAAAGATGATTTTAGGAGATGCCGCTAAAGCCTGGTTAGGACTCTAG